A single region of the Leptothrix cholodnii SP-6 genome encodes:
- a CDS encoding DEAD/DEAH box helicase gives MFDADTSALISSAPELEGLDLPGLPEQLTDAYTSIVTARVRLRELAVGKALPADIDALATQMRRIAFTNEAFVSALPNRENRASAAFVAGAAHHVSLMAARLGRTEQPETRLTLDSIAPEVSATLLFMVAEATADSAEMAKTIVIPSGNIIEGRLLNAIVNLSKGELINVSNLDLPSVDLLRADDTGDRGVAGLLYLLLRGVRQLARELLGTPQTDDTLGSAASVFRRIKDLCVERMEIAGESTAQGDCMKQTPWSTAAFSAFPGPHHLASLLMSVADNLAPAAVVNVTPPGGVDGPRWATMMRKIAKRRPYLWRNHRTAVDSGYLETGTSSAVSFPTGAGKSTLSELKIAAMLLQGKKVIFLAPTLALVEQTASALKVTFPEATVQQERGENFDFEDFVGDLPSVSVMTTERCLALLGYESEAFSDVGLLVFDECHLLHAAAIEASHRAVDAMLCVLNFVTIVPTADLLLLSAMMKNTGEIAAWIASMTGRPCLALDLTWKPTRQVRGCVVYEADHIETLNARLGTARATAKTKGVPTAVAKTLTAQPLGLFSLRQTWLSKSRAHYRLLPLLEEKLALGTGKSPSGKIWYLTPNGNKLASALAVATASQNLKTLVFVQTIPLANAATKAVNGGAIATEITLTSAERALLTEAIEELGDVSHSYVSTNDAGRVEAAGVCHHSLLLHAERQLHESLFRRSDGVKVMVATSTLAQGMNLPSEVVIIGGDSRFDREANKVQRLEAHELLNAAGRAGRAGESSYGFVLVVPSKVVHFRDGKNEIGKHWADLQTIFAQSDQCVAIDDPMTALLDQLELSKEDQSASLRYLLSRLPVGEDGDKDSAARALLQKSFAAYRKRAANDLAWIDSRVSAALAARKVEGAPTNPTWVDRLAAATGVSAELISQFGQAVSDLQLPNAGSVEQWRDSFLEWLKAVPQFVPYLIRPSTLDAVLGKPYKALTTDAERGRYILDYATEPLKRWMAGSIIAEIELTLGTNAAKLCKCDLARDFVLRIVPELAFVFGLPLQVVRAIKKGTEQEKALPGLGLSTLSGCVRGGFDVAEKLALRQALNVRSSRTAVHKRYASLHAAISPATSAEDFGMAVGRLRNALSTSR, from the coding sequence ATGTTTGACGCCGACACCTCTGCCCTGATTTCAAGTGCGCCCGAACTCGAGGGTTTGGACCTTCCCGGCTTGCCCGAGCAACTGACGGACGCCTATACGTCGATCGTGACGGCGCGTGTGCGCCTGCGAGAACTCGCAGTCGGCAAGGCCCTGCCCGCCGACATCGACGCACTTGCTACGCAAATGCGAAGGATTGCGTTCACGAACGAAGCCTTTGTCTCTGCGCTTCCGAACAGAGAAAACCGGGCATCAGCCGCGTTTGTCGCCGGCGCCGCTCATCACGTTTCGCTGATGGCCGCCCGGTTGGGGCGAACCGAGCAGCCAGAAACGAGATTGACTCTCGACTCGATCGCCCCTGAGGTCTCCGCCACCTTGCTCTTCATGGTTGCGGAAGCGACGGCTGACTCCGCCGAAATGGCGAAAACGATTGTCATTCCGAGCGGCAACATCATTGAAGGTCGTCTCCTCAACGCAATCGTCAATCTGTCAAAGGGGGAACTGATCAACGTATCCAACCTTGATTTGCCGAGCGTCGACTTGCTTCGGGCTGACGACACAGGCGATCGAGGCGTTGCAGGGCTTCTGTATCTTCTTCTTCGGGGGGTGCGACAGCTTGCGCGGGAGCTACTTGGCACCCCACAAACCGACGACACGCTCGGCAGTGCAGCGTCTGTGTTCCGACGCATCAAGGATCTGTGCGTCGAACGGATGGAAATCGCCGGGGAGTCGACCGCCCAGGGCGATTGCATGAAGCAAACGCCCTGGTCGACCGCCGCCTTCAGCGCATTCCCCGGACCACATCATCTAGCGTCTCTTCTGATGTCTGTTGCGGACAACCTGGCTCCTGCTGCGGTCGTCAACGTCACTCCCCCCGGGGGAGTCGACGGGCCGCGATGGGCAACCATGATGCGAAAGATTGCAAAGCGCAGACCTTATCTGTGGCGCAATCACCGGACGGCCGTCGACTCGGGTTATCTTGAGACTGGCACTTCCTCCGCGGTGAGTTTCCCAACAGGTGCGGGCAAATCGACCCTTTCGGAGTTGAAGATCGCGGCGATGCTGTTGCAAGGAAAGAAGGTCATCTTTTTGGCCCCGACTTTGGCTTTGGTCGAGCAAACCGCTAGCGCGCTGAAGGTGACGTTTCCCGAAGCGACTGTCCAACAAGAACGGGGAGAAAACTTCGACTTTGAGGATTTCGTAGGGGACCTTCCATCGGTCTCGGTCATGACGACTGAGAGATGCCTTGCGCTTCTTGGGTATGAATCTGAAGCTTTCTCGGACGTTGGCCTACTTGTGTTCGACGAGTGCCATTTGTTGCATGCAGCTGCTATTGAAGCCAGTCACCGCGCGGTCGACGCCATGCTCTGCGTCCTCAACTTCGTGACCATCGTGCCAACGGCCGATCTTCTGTTGCTGTCCGCGATGATGAAAAACACGGGCGAGATTGCCGCCTGGATCGCCTCGATGACGGGAAGGCCCTGCCTGGCGCTTGACCTGACGTGGAAGCCTACCCGCCAGGTTCGAGGGTGCGTGGTGTACGAGGCAGACCACATCGAAACACTGAACGCAAGGCTCGGTACGGCTCGTGCCACCGCGAAGACAAAAGGAGTGCCTACCGCTGTTGCCAAAACGCTGACCGCGCAGCCCCTGGGTCTGTTCTCACTGAGGCAGACTTGGCTCTCGAAGTCTAGAGCACATTACCGGCTGCTACCCCTGCTGGAGGAAAAATTGGCCCTGGGAACCGGCAAGTCTCCCAGCGGAAAGATCTGGTACCTGACGCCCAATGGAAACAAGCTGGCCAGCGCTCTCGCCGTGGCAACAGCAAGTCAGAATCTAAAGACGCTGGTCTTCGTTCAAACCATTCCGTTGGCGAACGCGGCGACGAAAGCGGTCAATGGTGGCGCGATCGCCACCGAGATAACACTGACAAGCGCGGAGAGAGCGCTGCTCACCGAAGCCATCGAAGAGCTCGGGGACGTGTCGCATTCCTATGTTTCGACGAATGATGCAGGGCGAGTTGAGGCTGCAGGCGTTTGTCATCACAGCCTCCTTCTGCATGCCGAGCGCCAGCTCCACGAATCTTTGTTCAGGCGCTCAGACGGCGTTAAGGTCATGGTTGCAACATCGACGCTTGCGCAAGGGATGAACCTACCCAGCGAGGTTGTCATCATCGGCGGCGATAGCCGCTTCGATCGTGAGGCCAACAAGGTTCAACGGCTGGAGGCGCATGAGCTCCTGAATGCAGCTGGACGAGCCGGTCGTGCAGGTGAGTCGTCCTACGGATTCGTGCTGGTGGTTCCGAGCAAAGTAGTGCACTTTCGGGACGGAAAGAACGAGATAGGCAAGCACTGGGCGGATCTGCAAACCATATTCGCGCAAAGCGATCAGTGCGTTGCGATTGACGACCCAATGACGGCGCTTCTCGACCAGTTGGAACTCTCGAAGGAGGACCAGTCGGCGTCGCTCAGGTATCTCCTCAGCCGCCTGCCGGTTGGAGAAGATGGAGACAAGGACAGCGCAGCAAGAGCTCTTCTGCAGAAGTCCTTCGCAGCCTACCGAAAAAGGGCGGCAAATGATCTCGCATGGATCGACAGCCGCGTGAGTGCGGCGCTCGCCGCACGAAAGGTCGAAGGTGCCCCGACCAACCCAACCTGGGTCGATCGACTTGCAGCTGCCACGGGGGTGTCGGCCGAGTTAATCTCGCAGTTCGGCCAGGCCGTGAGCGACCTACAGCTTCCCAACGCTGGGTCCGTGGAGCAATGGCGAGACTCCTTTCTGGAATGGCTGAAAGCCGTGCCGCAATTCGTTCCTTACCTCATTCGCCCATCGACGCTCGATGCCGTGCTCGGCAAGCCGTATAAGGCACTGACCACTGACGCAGAGAGAGGTCGGTACATCCTTGACTATGCTACGGAGCCCCTGAAACGCTGGATGGCTGGTTCGATCATTGCAGAGATCGAACTGACGCTCGGAACGAACGCTGCCAAGCTCTGCAAGTGTGACTTGGCGCGAGACTTCGTACTGCGAATCGTCCCGGAACTCGCCTTCGTTTTCGGCCTGCCACTGCAGGTGGTGCGCGCGATCAAGAAAGGCACGGAGCAAGAGAAGGCGCTTCCAGGCCTTGGGCTCTCTACGCTCAGCGGCTGTGTCCGCGGAGGTTTCGATGTCGCCGAGAAGCTCGCCCTCCGTCAAGCGCTCAACGTACGATCTTCGCGAACAGCAGTGCATAAAAGATATGCGAGCTTGCATGCAGCCATCTCTCCCGCAACTAGTGCAGAGGACTTTGGGATGGCTGTCGGACGGCTCAGGAACGCACTTTCAACATCTCGTTGA
- a CDS encoding IS630 family transposase yields MTDEYRQRMYALLELYARPLRLSEPVICIDEKSLQLIAHSRQPLPMVEHSPTKQDYEYVRNGTTNLFVAVEPKAGRRIVEVTAQRGKIDFVAFVRDLLTNAYAKARRVHLVLDNLNTHFRKSFDDVMGKRAAAKLLRRVQFHYTPKHASWLNMAEIEIGILSRQCLDRRIASRELLQSEVDAWQEARNADVRTIEWKVTRQDADQKLGRHYVSTLAC; encoded by the coding sequence TTGACCGACGAATACCGCCAGCGGATGTACGCCCTGCTCGAACTGTATGCACGGCCACTGCGCTTGTCTGAACCGGTCATCTGCATCGACGAGAAGAGCTTGCAGCTCATCGCTCACAGTCGTCAACCACTGCCGATGGTCGAACACAGCCCGACCAAGCAGGACTACGAGTACGTACGCAACGGCACGACCAACCTGTTCGTGGCCGTCGAGCCCAAGGCGGGCCGCCGAATCGTCGAGGTCACAGCGCAGCGGGGCAAGATCGACTTCGTTGCCTTTGTTAGAGATCTGCTGACCAATGCCTATGCCAAGGCACGCCGCGTTCACTTGGTGCTGGACAACCTCAACACCCACTTCCGCAAGTCGTTCGACGATGTCATGGGCAAGCGCGCGGCGGCCAAGCTCCTGCGTCGAGTCCAATTCCACTACACGCCCAAGCATGCGAGTTGGCTGAACATGGCGGAAATCGAAATCGGCATTCTCAGCCGGCAGTGCCTGGATCGACGGATCGCCAGTCGGGAGTTGTTGCAGTCCGAGGTGGATGCCTGGCAAGAGGCCCGAAACGCCGACGTGCGAACCATCGAATGGAAGGTCACTCGTCAAGACGCTGATCAAAAACTTGGTCGTCACTATGTTTCGACACTTGCGTGTTGA
- a CDS encoding helix-turn-helix domain-containing protein, giving the protein MRQTELHLSEEDRAVISSIRTKGLHQTREVNRAHVLASLDQGVPEAQIMAVLGIGRTAVWRTRAAYLQGGVDLALFDVARSGRPPQYDTDAQARVTALACTAPPEGRQRWTLVELERAARQEQGLGNVSRETVRRMLKKTTSSPGAG; this is encoded by the coding sequence ATGCGCCAGACGGAACTGCATTTGTCCGAAGAGGATCGCGCGGTGATCAGCAGCATCCGAACGAAGGGACTGCATCAAACGCGCGAAGTGAATCGAGCCCATGTCTTGGCCAGTCTGGATCAAGGCGTGCCGGAGGCACAGATCATGGCTGTGCTCGGGATTGGGCGTACCGCTGTGTGGCGCACTCGTGCTGCGTATTTGCAGGGTGGAGTCGATCTGGCCTTGTTCGACGTTGCACGATCAGGGCGACCACCCCAGTACGACACCGATGCCCAAGCTCGGGTTACAGCGCTGGCGTGCACGGCCCCGCCAGAGGGACGCCAGCGCTGGACACTGGTGGAACTCGAACGTGCCGCACGCCAGGAGCAAGGCCTGGGCAACGTGAGTCGAGAAACCGTGCGGCGCATGCTCAAAAAAACGACCTCAAGCCCTGGCGCAGGCTGA
- a CDS encoding tyrosine-type recombinase/integrase: MSSADHRKPAPPSFATLVQSFFAEHLTQQRALSPQTVAAYRDAFVLFLDFAQARLHKTPTTLSLADLTPALILDFLDHLERDRHNTVRSRNARLAALRSFLKFAARRDVTALQVVEHALGVPMKRFERPMFEFLTREEMLAVIGAPGADWVSQRDKLLLALLYNTGARVSEVIGVKVGDVVLAPAACVHLHGKGRKQRSVPLWRSTVKVIRAWLRFNPELTPTSALLPNRSGQAMTRSNVTQRLALAVKAAALTTPSLAGRTISPHCLRHSTAMHLLQSGVDISVIALWLGHESPATTHQYVEADLAMKEKALARLQDPNVIPHRFRADDDLLKFLKTL, translated from the coding sequence ATGAGTAGCGCTGACCACCGCAAGCCGGCCCCGCCGAGCTTCGCGACGCTGGTCCAGTCCTTCTTCGCCGAACACCTGACGCAGCAGCGCGCGTTGAGCCCGCAGACCGTTGCGGCCTACCGGGACGCGTTCGTCCTGTTCCTGGACTTCGCCCAGGCGCGACTGCACAAGACGCCCACGACGCTGTCGCTCGCCGACCTGACGCCCGCGCTGATCCTGGACTTCCTCGATCATCTGGAACGCGATCGGCACAACACCGTCCGCAGCCGCAATGCGCGACTGGCCGCGCTGCGCTCGTTCCTGAAGTTCGCGGCTCGCCGAGACGTGACGGCACTTCAGGTCGTCGAGCATGCGCTGGGCGTGCCAATGAAGCGCTTCGAGCGGCCGATGTTCGAGTTCCTAACACGCGAGGAGATGCTGGCCGTGATCGGCGCGCCGGGAGCGGATTGGGTGAGCCAGCGAGACAAGCTGTTGCTGGCCCTGCTGTACAACACTGGTGCCCGCGTGTCGGAGGTGATCGGCGTGAAGGTGGGCGACGTCGTGCTAGCCCCGGCGGCCTGCGTGCATCTGCATGGCAAGGGTCGCAAGCAGCGGTCGGTGCCGCTCTGGCGATCGACGGTCAAGGTGATCCGCGCCTGGCTGAGGTTCAACCCGGAACTGACTCCGACGTCGGCCCTGCTGCCCAACCGCAGCGGACAAGCGATGACGCGATCCAACGTGACGCAGCGCCTGGCGTTGGCCGTCAAGGCCGCGGCGCTCACGACGCCGAGCTTGGCCGGGAGAACGATCTCTCCGCACTGCCTGCGGCACTCGACGGCTATGCACCTTCTGCAGTCGGGCGTGGACATCAGCGTGATCGCCCTGTGGCTCGGGCACGAGAGTCCGGCGACGACGCACCAATACGTCGAGGCCGATCTCGCCATGAAGGAAAAGGCGCTGGCCAGGCTTCAGGATCCCAACGTCATCCCACATCGGTTCCGGGCAGACGACGATCTGTTGAAGTTCCTCAAGACCTTGTAA
- a CDS encoding tyrosine-type recombinase/integrase — translation MSAASSASIDLTAKVEQYLAERRRLGFKPCSSDLAVRHFTRFMASEDQRGALTVDVMVRWARQVQPRYLVDGQANVDTAARRLATLRPFMRWLQQFDPTVEVPDDSSFGPIPRRVAPHIYSEAEIAALIVAARRLGPSDGLRAATYATLFGLIASAGLRVSEAINLADSDADLEGRVLTIQQTKFGKSRMVPLHPSVIGPLAAYRALRRQHVQPRPQMTFFVGSRGVRRGKPLGDRQVHRMFCQLREQLGWIDRGGHGRPRVHDLRHSFAVRRMILWHQQGANLDQRMLALSTYMGHINISSTYWYLSGVPELMALAGARFERFADIAESDDE, via the coding sequence ATGAGCGCCGCGTCGTCGGCGAGCATCGACCTCACCGCCAAGGTCGAGCAATACCTGGCTGAACGCCGGCGCCTCGGGTTCAAGCCGTGCTCTTCCGATCTCGCCGTGCGCCATTTCACCCGCTTCATGGCCAGCGAGGATCAGCGCGGCGCGTTGACGGTGGACGTGATGGTCCGGTGGGCGCGCCAAGTGCAGCCCCGGTATCTCGTGGACGGCCAGGCCAATGTCGACACCGCAGCGCGCCGACTGGCAACGCTGCGCCCCTTCATGCGTTGGCTGCAGCAGTTCGATCCGACCGTCGAAGTGCCGGACGACTCCAGCTTCGGCCCGATCCCGCGCCGCGTGGCGCCGCATATCTACAGCGAAGCCGAGATCGCTGCGCTAATCGTCGCGGCTCGCCGACTCGGTCCTTCGGATGGCCTTCGTGCCGCCACCTACGCGACGCTGTTCGGCCTGATCGCATCGGCCGGACTTCGAGTCTCCGAAGCGATCAACCTGGCCGACTCGGATGCGGATCTGGAGGGCCGTGTCCTGACCATCCAGCAGACCAAGTTTGGCAAGTCGCGCATGGTGCCACTGCACCCCAGCGTGATTGGCCCGCTGGCCGCCTACCGAGCCCTGCGCCGCCAGCACGTGCAACCGAGGCCACAGATGACTTTCTTCGTCGGCTCGCGCGGCGTGCGCCGCGGCAAGCCGTTGGGAGACCGGCAGGTGCATCGGATGTTCTGCCAGCTTCGCGAGCAGTTGGGCTGGATCGACCGCGGCGGCCATGGCCGACCCCGGGTGCATGACCTGCGCCACAGCTTCGCCGTGAGGCGGATGATCCTGTGGCACCAGCAGGGAGCGAACCTCGACCAACGCATGCTGGCCCTGTCCACGTACATGGGCCACATCAACATCTCCAGCACCTACTGGTACCTGAGCGGCGTGCCGGAGTTGATGGCGCTGGCCGGGGCTCGATTCGAACGCTTCGCCGATATCGCGGAGAGCGACGATGAGTAG